Below is a window of Halichoerus grypus unplaced genomic scaffold, mHalGry1.hap1.1 HAP1_SCAFFOLD_91, whole genome shotgun sequence DNA.
TGTTTTAAGGGAAGCGATTTagagtggctgcctttggctgaaGTACAGCCAGTTTACAAGACCGTAAATTTTGTACAGTTTTCGTTTACACGTTACTGGCAAACAGAGCTTCCTTAGCACAAAGCCAATAAAGAGTGCTAACTGGGAAGAATGTGGGCATTCACATGTGTTCGTGAGTCTTCTGTGCCTTGTCGCTTTGTTTTACGCTGCCAGActtaaggaagagagaaaaaccatCTGATGAAAATGAACGGATGTTTCTCACTGCACAGGGGAAGGGAATGGGTCCCAAGGCTTCTTCAAGCTGGCTGTTGCGGATTGAGGAAAATTCAAGTAATTGATGGATTGAATGAAATGTATTTCAGGCTTCAAGGATAGTGTACTTAATTCACTGAGTCTCTCACAAGAATTTCAAATGAAGGGCGAGGTttggagagaggggagagcacGGGAGAGGAGGGAACAAGGTGGGGaaagcaggagagaaggaaggagaagactgAACCTCGCATCAGGGGAGGCCAACAAGAAAGGAAGGTGAGAGAAGAAACGGGTGAGGCCAAGGAGAGCAAGGAGAGGCTCGGGGGGGCCacgggaggaaggaggaaggacacagagaagaggTGGGCACGGAgaccaggagcaggaggggcggaCAAACGAAACCTACTTCTTCTCCACTCACTGACTCACTGGGTGACTCTGGGCAAATGACTATGTCCCTGTAAGACAGGATAATTCTCTCCCCCATCAGCTATGTGGAAACAAATGAGGCATGGGTGTGGCAGTGCTATAGGAATACAAGGGTCTTTCCTGatttagaactaaaaaaattatctatatatGTGATATCTATAATATATCTATATTCCCTGAAATTGCAGAGCTGGAtaggaaagaaaagcaggggcCACGGAAGCCATGAGAGAGTTATTTCAAAATCCCTTAAGGGTTAATGACTGTTAACTCCCAGTCTGGCtcgggaatatatatatatattatatatataattggtctctggtctctctgtgcctcaggaaCAACAATGGACCAACACGAATGCGGTCACTCTGGTAAGTGACTTcttgtgtgtgtgattattttaCCAATTTCTGTgccaattttatataaaaatcatgCAACCTTCTCTAAGCAAAGTATAAGCTATCAGATATTTCTTCAGAGAGAATAATTTTACTTTGCTTATTCCAGTATTTCCCCAGTCCAGGCTTTTCACGGGTGGTCAAGaccacagcccagcccagcgAGGTCACAAGGGCCATCTCTGGCCTTAGAACAGAGTCAAGTTACTTAAGCCACCTGGAGATCGAACGCACAGTCGTGGCTACACATCTTTGATCTTCAGAAAATTTGTCTTGTACACAGCCAGAACTGGGTGAATCAGGCAAGCCTTGCATGACTAGATATGTTTCTAAATCCATATTGTCCCCCAAGTATGTTTTTCTATGATCCAACGTGGCAGCATCCTGTAGTCCTAGAgaaactgagtttttttttttaaacatttatttattgatttcagagagagagagagagagaatgagcatgggaaagcgagcggggtgaggggccgagggagagggagagacagaatccttgagcagactccccgctgagcacagaaccctacacggggctcattttaaggaccctgagatcatgacctgagccaaaatcaagagccggccactcaaacaactgaaccacccaggtgccctgagaaacagcgatgttttaaaaatcactgttggtttgatttgatttgataatGGAGTTAGCCTCTATTTTATAAATCCAATGTATTGGGAGACTACCTTTGCTCATAATGTGGGAATATCTCTTATTGTTAAAAGTATTCCATTGGTATAACCAGTGGTCATAACGTAGCAAACTCGCTCTGACAGGACCATATATGAAGAACCAACGTGCCAGAGGATCAGAGCTGAGAATCATTCTGGTGGGCAAAACAGGAACGGGCAAAAGTGCCACCGGGAACAGCATCCTTGGGAAGCAAGCATTTGGGTCGCAGCTGACTGCCCAGCCGTTCACTAAGACTTGCAGTGAAAGTCAGGGaagctggggaaagagagagatggtcATTATCGACACACCGGATATGTTTTCTGGGGAGGACCACTCCGATTCCCTGTGCAAAGAGGTGCAGAGATGCTACTTACTCTCGGCACCAGGACCCCATGTGCTGCTCCTGGTGACCCAGCTGGGCCGATTCACCGCCCAGGACCAGCGGGCTGTGCAGAGCATGAAGGAGATCTTTGGAGAAGATGCCATGAGTCACACAATTGTCCTCTTCACCCACAAAGAAGACCTCGAGGGAGACTCCTTGACGGATTACATCCAGGACACAGATAACAAAGCCCTCCGCAAGCTGGTGGCGGCATGTGGGGGGCGAGTGTGTGCCTTTAACAACTGTGCTACAGGGAGTGATCGGGATGGCCAAGCGAAGGAGCTAATGGACTTGATGGAAGGCCTGGTGTTGGAGAGAAGGGGTGACCACTACACCAATGGGCTCTACAGCCTAGTAACAGCGTCGGGATGTGGACCTGTGTGCGAAGGGCAAAGGTTAAAGGATTTCAAAAGAGATCTTAGGAAGTACATGGAAAACCAGAGACGTTACTCCACCGTGGCCAAAGCAAATTACCTGAAACAAGCCCTAATCAAGACaccagcctttatttttttattttttattcatttctttctcaaattgCTAATTCTGTTATTTTGTGTATTGTATAGAATGTGCGTCTCGTTTTGCTGCTTTCTTTTGAGTGTATGCTGTTTGTTCTGTAGCTTACTGTTAATGATAGCCAAAATATTGATGATAAGTTTGAGAAAGATCACTGAGCTGGAAGGCAAGACTCCTAGATTATAGTTACAGGTCAGCGATTATTTATTCACGACCAGATACTGGGTGAATCCAAGTGCCTCCCCTGGAAAACGCAGTGCCTGACATCAGTAAATGTTTGCGATTCTGTGAAGTGTTTAAATCTTAACATCACTCTCTTAATGAACCGAGTTATTTTAACAGTTACTGTCTGCCTTGAAATTTAATACGAAAAGCGTTTGAAAGCTGTAAGCATAAAATTCCTCTCATTTGCAAATCTCTAAAGCCAGTTTTATGTTCCTGGaaactccttttcttctttatgataCTATTATTTctactgaatataataaaaacaacaataaaacttcTACTCGGTATAAGAACATAGCAATAATAAATAAGCTGTCAAGTTCCTGAGATCCCATGTCTTTCATTCTGTTCTGTAGTTTTATCCTCAGAAGTTGGTAAGTGAACACAGGGCTTATTTACTCTAGAATGGAAGGAATCCATGTGCAGCAACCACACATAGACACACTCACACATCAGTCGTCTGTTTTATGTGTGTCAAATTTGCTTAATATTGAAACGGGCTCAGCCAGATTTTATCTTTGGCCCCAGTCATGTTTAGTATTAAAACATACATAGAGGCTTACACTTCAGACAAGGTGGTCTGCTGGGTATTCAGCAGCACTGTCCTGTTCGATGCAAATAGAAgcagaatttattaaaataaacagaatctttgtGATCGATGAGCTCACTAGAAAATCAGGAAAACTCCAAGGGTGAAGCAAACAATACACATAAAAAGAATGCGGGGCTAAAATGAGTTGAGAGCCATTAGGAAGGTGCACACATAGAAGGCAGGGTTGAGCAACAGACAAATGCCACTATCAATCTGGAGATCAAAAAAACCAGCCTTGGGT
It encodes the following:
- the LOC118525209 gene encoding GTPase IMAP family member 2 isoform X5, which codes for MDQHECGHSGPYMKNQRARGSELRIILVGKTGTGKSATGNSILGKQAFGSQLTAQPFTKTCSESQGSWGKREMVIIDTPDMFSGEDHSDSLCKEVQRCYLLSAPGPHVLLLVTQLGRFTAQDQRAVQSMKEIFGEDAMSHTIVLFTHKEDLEGDSLTDYIQDTDNKALRKLVAACGGRVCAFNNCATGSDRDGQAKELMDLMEGLVLERRGDHYTNGLYSLVTASGCGPVCEGQRLKDFKRDLRKYMENQRRYSTVAKANYLKQALIKTPAFIFLFFIHFFLKLLILLFCVLYRMCVSFCCFLLSVCCLFCSLLLMIAKILMISLRKITELEGKTPRL
- the LOC118525209 gene encoding GTPase IMAP family member 2 isoform X4 encodes the protein MGVIWVSLDSQSGPYMKNQRARGSELRIILVGKTGTGKSATGNSILGKQAFGSQLTAQPFTKTCSESQGSWGKREMVIIDTPDMFSGEDHSDSLCKEVQRCYLLSAPGPHVLLLVTQLGRFTAQDQRAVQSMKEIFGEDAMSHTIVLFTHKEDLEGDSLTDYIQDTDNKALRKLVAACGGRVCAFNNCATGSDRDGQAKELMDLMEGLVLERRGDHYTNGLYSLVTASGCGPVCEGQRLKDFKRDLRKYMENQRRYSTVAKANYLKQALIKTPAFIFLFFIHFFLKLLILLFCVLYRMCVSFCCFLLSVCCLFCSLLLMIAKILMISLRKITELEGKTPRL
- the LOC118525209 gene encoding GTPase IMAP family member 2 isoform X6, producing the protein MKNQRARGSELRIILVGKTGTGKSATGNSILGKQAFGSQLTAQPFTKTCSESQGSWGKREMVIIDTPDMFSGEDHSDSLCKEVQRCYLLSAPGPHVLLLVTQLGRFTAQDQRAVQSMKEIFGEDAMSHTIVLFTHKEDLEGDSLTDYIQDTDNKALRKLVAACGGRVCAFNNCATGSDRDGQAKELMDLMEGLVLERRGDHYTNGLYSLVTASGCGPVCEGQRLKDFKRDLRKYMENQRRYSTVAKANYLKQALIKTPAFIFLFFIHFFLKLLILLFCVLYRMCVSFCCFLLSVCCLFCSLLLMIAKILMISLRKITELEGKTPRL
- the LOC118525209 gene encoding GTPase IMAP family member 2 isoform X3; translation: MGVIWVSLDSQSGTTMDQHECGHSGPYMKNQRARGSELRIILVGKTGTGKSATGNSILGKQAFGSQLTAQPFTKTCSESQGSWGKREMVIIDTPDMFSGEDHSDSLCKEVQRCYLLSAPGPHVLLLVTQLGRFTAQDQRAVQSMKEIFGEDAMSHTIVLFTHKEDLEGDSLTDYIQDTDNKALRKLVAACGGRVCAFNNCATGSDRDGQAKELMDLMEGLVLERRGDHYTNGLYSLVTASGCGPVCEGQRLKDFKRDLRKYMENQRRYSTVAKANYLKQALIKTPAFIFLFFIHFFLKLLILLFCVLYRMCVSFCCFLLSVCCLFCSLLLMIAKILMISLRKITELEGKTPRL
- the LOC118525209 gene encoding GTPase IMAP family member 2 isoform X2, yielding MRENQRLCAEEESSRHYVITIGTMAPLREGTTMDQHECGHSGPYMKNQRARGSELRIILVGKTGTGKSATGNSILGKQAFGSQLTAQPFTKTCSESQGSWGKREMVIIDTPDMFSGEDHSDSLCKEVQRCYLLSAPGPHVLLLVTQLGRFTAQDQRAVQSMKEIFGEDAMSHTIVLFTHKEDLEGDSLTDYIQDTDNKALRKLVAACGGRVCAFNNCATGSDRDGQAKELMDLMEGLVLERRGDHYTNGLYSLVTASGCGPVCEGQRLKDFKRDLRKYMENQRRYSTVAKANYLKQALIKTPAFIFLFFIHFFLKLLILLFCVLYRMCVSFCCFLLSVCCLFCSLLLMIAKILMISLRKITELEGKTPRL
- the LOC118525209 gene encoding GTPase IMAP family member 2 isoform X1, whose product is MGVIWVSLDSQSDLRKREKPSDENERMFLTAQGKGMGPKASSSWLLRIEENSRTTMDQHECGHSGPYMKNQRARGSELRIILVGKTGTGKSATGNSILGKQAFGSQLTAQPFTKTCSESQGSWGKREMVIIDTPDMFSGEDHSDSLCKEVQRCYLLSAPGPHVLLLVTQLGRFTAQDQRAVQSMKEIFGEDAMSHTIVLFTHKEDLEGDSLTDYIQDTDNKALRKLVAACGGRVCAFNNCATGSDRDGQAKELMDLMEGLVLERRGDHYTNGLYSLVTASGCGPVCEGQRLKDFKRDLRKYMENQRRYSTVAKANYLKQALIKTPAFIFLFFIHFFLKLLILLFCVLYRMCVSFCCFLLSVCCLFCSLLLMIAKILMISLRKITELEGKTPRL